Proteins found in one Amycolatopsis umgeniensis genomic segment:
- a CDS encoding ATP-binding protein, which produces MPTTPRSLVGGRDEITALLALVRAAERGEGGVLVLRGEPGIGESALLEHVEHAALHQLCLPVLAQLDTLSAHLRPLDHAGDAQAAVRARAVLDKAQGHGGIHFAGHYLQDIDSQESALTSAIATVRHLAPESPRLENLVHS; this is translated from the coding sequence ATGCCCACGACGCCCCGATCGCTCGTCGGAGGGCGCGACGAGATCACGGCACTCCTCGCCCTCGTCCGCGCGGCGGAACGAGGTGAGGGCGGCGTGCTCGTCCTCCGCGGCGAACCGGGGATCGGCGAGAGCGCGTTGCTGGAGCACGTCGAACACGCGGCGCTGCATCAGCTTTGCCTTCCGGTGCTGGCGCAGCTCGACACGTTGTCCGCACACCTACGACCGCTTGACCATGCAGGAGATGCACAGGCCGCGGTTCGCGCCCGTGCCGTCCTGGACAAGGCTCAGGGCCACGGCGGAATCCATTTCGCGGGGCATTACCTGCAAGACATAGACAGCCAGGAGTCGGCCCTCACAAGCGCCATCGCGACCGTTCGGCACCTCGCACCCGAAAGCCCGCGCCTCGAGAATCTCGTCCACTCTTAG
- a CDS encoding SRPBCC family protein, translating to MRSYDVLAESVAPPAVVWAVLLDPGTWPAWSGAGELDVSGSAGLSSDERGKVSAIWAFRAGRTVVRERIIDLTPGRRFAYETLESPHMADHQAAIDLREIPGGGTWIRWQGTYSVRGMGFRSSESQVRRTMTKTASGLAEYAAGRIIR from the coding sequence GTGCGGTCGTACGACGTTTTGGCCGAATCGGTCGCACCGCCGGCGGTCGTGTGGGCGGTGTTGCTGGACCCGGGAACGTGGCCTGCCTGGTCGGGAGCCGGTGAACTGGACGTCAGCGGTTCGGCCGGTCTCTCGTCGGACGAGCGTGGAAAGGTAAGCGCCATCTGGGCTTTCCGCGCGGGCAGGACTGTCGTCCGGGAACGGATCATCGACCTCACGCCCGGGAGGCGGTTCGCCTACGAGACGCTGGAGAGCCCGCATATGGCGGATCACCAGGCGGCGATCGACCTTCGTGAAATCCCCGGCGGGGGAACTTGGATCCGTTGGCAGGGGACGTACTCAGTGCGCGGAATGGGGTTCCGGTCTTCGGAAAGTCAGGTTCGGCGCACGATGACGAAAACGGCTTCAGGGCTCGCCGAGTACGCGGCCGGTCGAATCATCAGGTGA